The DNA window TGCCTTGGCATGTTTGATAACGCCGCCGATGTAATACAGGCACGTATCGGACAGGCCAGCATAGCCATTGCCCGCAAATGTGTTCTTGCCGTCATTCCAGATCGACATGTGGGTGTGCATACCGCTGCCATTATCGTCTTTGATCGGCTTGGGCATGAAGGTCGCTGTCTTGCCGTAAGCATGGGCGACTTGTTGCACGACATATTTGTAAATCTGGATGTTATCAGCAGTTTCCAGCAAAGTCGCAAATGTCACGCCAAGCTCATGCTGAGATGCCGCAACTTCGTGGTGATGCTTGTCACAAGGCAGTCCCATTTCGAGCATAGTGGCAACCATCTCGCCACGAATGTCGACTGCGCTGTCAACAGGCGCAACTGGGAAGTAACCACCTTTGGCACGCGGACGGTGAGCCATGTTGCCCGCTTCGTACTCGCGGCCCGAATTGGTCGGGAGTTCAATATCATCAATGGAGAAGCCCGAGCCAGCATAACCATCTTCAAACCGAACATCGTCAAACATGAAGAACTCAGCTTCTGCGCCGACATAGATTGTATCGCCCAAGCCTGCTGATTTAACGAAAGCTTCGGCGCGTTTCGCAGTCGAGCGTGGGTCGCGGCCATAAAGCTCGCCGGTGGACGGTTCTACAATGTCGCAGAACAAAATCATCATTGGCGTTGCGCTGAACGGATCCATGTAGAACCGATCGAGGTCGGGGCGCAGGATCATGTCGGATTCGTTGATGACCTTCCAACCTTCGATGGATGACCCATCAAACATCAGTCCGTCTTCCAATTCGTCTTCACCCAGAACCGATGCGACCATAGTCAAGTGCTGCCACTTGCCCTTGGGATCGGTAAATCGAAGATCGACCCATTCGACTTCATGTTCCTTGATCTGTTCGAGAATTTCTTTTGCGGTAGCCATATTGTTCCCTTTGGCGATGGTGTTCGGAGGGCAGTAAAAATGGTCCGGATTGGCCCGCCCCGTGCGGCCAATCCTGAAGATTTAGGCACAATGCCTAGATAGCGTCCTCGTCCTTCTCTCCGGTCCGGATGCGCAGTGCGCCTTCAATCGGAGAGATAAAGATCTTTCCGTCGCCAATCCGCCCGGTTTGGGCAGCAGCGGCGATTGCCTCGACGACACGTTCTGAAATCGCGTCGCTCACAACGACTTCGAGCTTAACCTTGGGAAGGAAATCGACAACATATTCAGCCCCGCGATAGAGTTCGGTATGGCCTTTCTGCCGTCCGAAACCCTTGGCTTCGGTCACAGTGATCCCGGAAACCCCGATTTCATGCAGAGCTTCCTTCACTTCGTCGAGCTTGAACGGCTTTATAATTGCCTCGATTTTCTTCACGCGAGCCTCATTCCCTGACGGGCCCAAATGTTGCGGGGCCCCTACGCAACTGGCCGACGCCGTAACACGGTGCCGGCTGGTTGGTCCAATTAACACCCGATACTATCCAAGAATCGTGCCAGAAGCAGATTTGAAATCGGGGCTTGGACTTCCTTCTATTAAACCAACGAAACCAACCGGAGACTCGTTCCCGGTGGCTTGCAATTTGCGTGAGAAAATGGGGCGAAGCGCCGCTTTAGTGCTTCTGCCGCAAGCAGGGGGTGCCTATTTATTGGGCAGGGAGGTTGAGGCCTGTTGCCGCCGCTAAGCCTGATATCAAATTGAGCGATTGCACGGCTGCTCCGCTAGCGCCCTTACCAAGGTTATCGAGAGTTGCGATCAGGCGCACTTGACTGCCGCCCTCATTCTTAAAGATATGGATAGTTAGGCCATCCCATGGTTGGACGTTCTTACGCATCAACAATTCGCCGGGGCTATCATCCATATCCGCGACGCCGACGATCTTGGAGCCTGCGTAGAATGCCGACAATGCGCCGTGCAAATCATTCGCTGCTACCTTGGCACCCATGGCTGACAAGGGGACGGGCACTTCGACCACCATCCCGCGATGCGCATCTACGACCGCTGGCGCAAACAGGGGCGGGTGGGTCAATCCGGCATAATGCTGCATTTCGCCAAGATGTTTGTGACCCATGCCGAGGCCATATCCGCGCCATGCGACATTCGTGTTTTCCTCAAACCGGCGGATTAGGGCTTTCCCGCCACCGGAATATCCGGAGACAGCGTTTACAGTGTAAGGCCAATCGGCAGGCAATAGGCCTGATGAAACAAGCGGTGCGACCATCGCCAGAAAACCTGTGGGATAGCAGCCCGGATTGGAAATCCGC is part of the Pontixanthobacter gangjinensis genome and encodes:
- the glnA gene encoding type I glutamate--ammonia ligase, with translation MATAKEILEQIKEHEVEWVDLRFTDPKGKWQHLTMVASVLGEDELEDGLMFDGSSIEGWKVINESDMILRPDLDRFYMDPFSATPMMILFCDIVEPSTGELYGRDPRSTAKRAEAFVKSAGLGDTIYVGAEAEFFMFDDVRFEDGYAGSGFSIDDIELPTNSGREYEAGNMAHRPRAKGGYFPVAPVDSAVDIRGEMVATMLEMGLPCDKHHHEVAASQHELGVTFATLLETADNIQIYKYVVQQVAHAYGKTATFMPKPIKDDNGSGMHTHMSIWNDGKNTFAGNGYAGLSDTCLYYIGGVIKHAKALNAFTNPTTNSYKRLVPGFEAPVLLAYSARNRSASCRIPYGAGEKAKRVEFRFPDPLANPYLSSAALMMAGIDGIVNKIHPGEAMDKNLYDLPPAELAEVPTVCGSLREALEALEADHDFLLKGDVFSKDQILAYTELKWEEVSRLETTPSPVEYDMYYSA
- a CDS encoding P-II family nitrogen regulator, with protein sequence MKKIEAIIKPFKLDEVKEALHEIGVSGITVTEAKGFGRQKGHTELYRGAEYVVDFLPKVKLEVVVSDAISERVVEAIAAAAQTGRIGDGKIFISPIEGALRIRTGEKDEDAI
- the argC gene encoding N-acetyl-gamma-glutamyl-phosphate reductase; protein product: MTLSVFIDGAEGTTGLEIRERLAPRGEFSLIALPDDKRKDAVARREALNDCDVAILCLPDDAAREAVSFIENDRTKVIDASTAHRVADGWTYGFPELVGEDTVRQAKRISNPGCYPTGFLAMVAPLVSSGLLPADWPYTVNAVSGYSGGGKALIRRFEENTNVAWRGYGLGMGHKHLGEMQHYAGLTHPPLFAPAVVDAHRGMVVEVPVPLSAMGAKVAANDLHGALSAFYAGSKIVGVADMDDSPGELLMRKNVQPWDGLTIHIFKNEGGSQVRLIATLDNLGKGASGAAVQSLNLISGLAAATGLNLPAQ